Proteins co-encoded in one Paraburkholderia edwinii genomic window:
- a CDS encoding sensor domain-containing protein, whose protein sequence is MNSILSKRLLINLAIVTAAVGANAFIAYTQICAQRDVDARTIRSTGIRQNLDAYRTQIEDSLALLGHYQTAGVAVPANAAGKMSTSMARLEETLRAQLADDPPMLAMFGTLAADSGVLKQSIAEALSRAQNDAPGNGEASSRAWAATAYTRLGMDVDRLESGLSALRRREDIALETRLAESTRDTQRATLLLVFTMLAGSALLIYTFGSRETKERERLRVARALKRHDERFRGLFDEHPVPMYIFDRESLRFLAVNAAAVHQYGYSEEEFLEMTIRAIRPSSEITRLETHLQRSEAAPRTGRTVAGIWRHRRKDGSIINADISYHPLTFTSRSAMFVLAADVTDQINAEAEAQRSNQMLETVIDNIPQRVFWKDRESRYLGCNMAFARDAGLAYPEQVVGKTDDDLPWRDFADDVRKHDAEVVVSGVPKMNYEFDMIVDGEFRTTITSKLPFTDSDGRVIGVLGSYTDITQRKRADLALRLQSRALDASVNAILITGPAEGGNVIEYVNPAFKRITGYDPAEVIGQDCRLLQRDDRDQEGIAAIRQALAANREVSAVLRNYRKDGALFWNQLYIAPVPNPDGETTHHIGVINDVTALIRYQEQLEYQANYDGLTRLPNRNLLRDRLQHALVVAQRHQNGVAVVFIDLDGFKNVNDSLGHSVGDRLLAVVADRLARCARATDTVARHGGDEFVVVLSDTSDEQSLIAWMERVRASISEPVWLDGTELYVGCSMGASLFPQDGEDAETLMKKADLAMYRAKDMGRNTFQFYQPEMNASAGARMNLERRLRRALRDNEFLLHYQPQVDINSGQIVGVEALVRWRDPEVGLVPPSSFIPVAEESGLIGPLSEWVLREACRQNKAWQDEGLPPARVSVNLSARHFQQRNVAKLVKQVLAETGLAPQYLELELTESTIMRNAEEAVTMLNELHALGIGLAIDDFGTGYSSLSYLKRFPVDRLKIDRSFVSDIGVSNDDETITSAIIALAHSLKMQVIAEGVETSAQLDFLKERACDEMQGFFFAKPLPRDAIPGMLQQGAGAAPVNA, encoded by the coding sequence ATGAATTCAATTCTCTCGAAGCGGCTCCTGATCAATCTCGCGATCGTCACGGCGGCGGTCGGCGCGAACGCGTTTATCGCGTACACGCAGATTTGCGCGCAGCGCGACGTCGACGCGCGCACGATCCGCTCGACGGGCATCCGGCAAAACCTCGATGCGTATCGCACGCAGATCGAAGACAGCCTCGCGCTGCTCGGACACTATCAGACAGCCGGCGTCGCGGTGCCGGCGAACGCGGCCGGCAAGATGAGCACATCGATGGCGCGGCTCGAAGAGACGCTGCGCGCGCAGCTTGCCGACGATCCGCCGATGCTCGCGATGTTCGGCACGCTCGCTGCCGATAGCGGCGTGCTGAAGCAGAGCATCGCCGAGGCGCTGTCCCGCGCGCAGAACGATGCGCCGGGCAACGGCGAAGCCAGTTCACGCGCATGGGCCGCGACCGCGTACACGCGTCTCGGCATGGATGTCGACCGGCTCGAGTCGGGCCTTTCCGCCCTGCGTCGGCGCGAAGACATCGCGCTCGAAACCAGGCTTGCCGAATCGACGCGCGACACGCAGCGCGCGACGCTGCTGCTCGTCTTCACGATGCTGGCCGGCAGCGCCTTGCTGATCTACACGTTCGGCTCGCGCGAAACGAAGGAGCGCGAACGGCTGCGCGTCGCGCGCGCGCTGAAGCGTCACGACGAGCGGTTTCGCGGCCTGTTCGACGAGCATCCGGTGCCGATGTATATCTTCGATCGCGAGTCGCTGCGCTTTCTCGCCGTGAATGCGGCCGCGGTTCATCAGTACGGCTATTCGGAAGAAGAATTCCTCGAGATGACGATTCGCGCGATCCGCCCGTCGAGCGAGATCACACGCCTCGAAACGCACCTGCAGCGCAGCGAAGCCGCACCGCGCACGGGCCGCACGGTGGCCGGCATCTGGCGTCACCGGCGCAAGGACGGGTCGATCATCAACGCGGACATTTCGTATCACCCGCTCACATTCACGAGCCGCTCGGCGATGTTCGTGCTCGCCGCCGACGTCACCGATCAGATCAACGCGGAAGCCGAAGCGCAGCGCTCGAACCAGATGCTCGAGACGGTGATCGACAATATCCCGCAGCGCGTGTTCTGGAAGGATCGCGAGTCCCGCTATCTGGGCTGCAATATGGCGTTTGCGCGCGATGCAGGCCTCGCTTACCCGGAGCAGGTGGTCGGCAAGACCGACGACGATCTGCCGTGGCGCGATTTCGCCGACGACGTGCGCAAGCACGACGCCGAAGTGGTCGTGTCGGGTGTGCCGAAGATGAACTACGAGTTCGATATGATCGTCGACGGCGAATTCCGCACGACGATCACGAGCAAGCTGCCGTTCACCGACAGCGATGGCCGCGTGATCGGCGTGCTCGGCTCGTACACGGACATCACGCAGCGCAAGCGCGCCGATCTCGCGTTGCGGCTGCAAAGCCGCGCGCTCGATGCGAGCGTGAACGCGATTCTGATCACGGGGCCGGCCGAGGGCGGCAATGTGATCGAGTACGTGAACCCGGCGTTCAAGCGGATCACCGGCTACGACCCGGCCGAAGTGATCGGCCAGGATTGCCGGCTCCTGCAGCGCGACGACCGCGACCAGGAAGGCATCGCGGCGATCCGTCAGGCGCTCGCGGCGAACCGCGAAGTGAGCGCGGTGCTGCGCAACTATCGCAAGGACGGCGCGCTGTTCTGGAATCAGCTGTATATCGCGCCGGTGCCGAACCCCGATGGCGAAACGACGCATCACATTGGCGTGATCAACGATGTGACCGCGCTGATCCGCTATCAGGAGCAACTCGAATATCAGGCGAACTACGATGGCCTGACGCGCCTGCCGAACCGCAATCTGCTGCGCGACCGGCTGCAGCATGCGCTGGTCGTCGCGCAACGGCATCAGAACGGCGTGGCCGTCGTGTTTATCGATCTCGACGGCTTCAAGAACGTCAACGATAGCCTCGGGCATAGCGTCGGCGACCGGCTGCTGGCTGTGGTGGCCGACCGGCTCGCGCGTTGCGCGCGCGCCACCGATACCGTCGCGCGGCATGGCGGCGACGAGTTCGTCGTCGTGCTGTCCGATACGTCCGATGAGCAGTCGCTGATCGCATGGATGGAGCGCGTGCGCGCGAGCATCTCGGAGCCTGTGTGGCTCGACGGCACCGAGCTATATGTGGGCTGCAGCATGGGCGCGAGCCTTTTCCCGCAGGACGGCGAAGATGCCGAAACGCTGATGAAGAAGGCCGACCTCGCGATGTACCGTGCGAAGGACATGGGCCGTAACACGTTCCAGTTCTATCAGCCGGAGATGAATGCGAGCGCGGGCGCGCGGATGAACCTCGAGCGCCGGCTGCGCCGCGCGCTGCGCGACAACGAATTCCTGCTGCACTACCAGCCGCAGGTCGATATCAATAGCGGACAGATCGTCGGCGTCGAGGCGCTCGTGCGCTGGCGCGATCCGGAAGTCGGTCTCGTGCCGCCGTCATCGTTTATTCCGGTCGCGGAAGAAAGCGGCCTGATCGGGCCGCTGTCGGAGTGGGTGCTGCGCGAGGCGTGCCGGCAGAACAAGGCGTGGCAGGACGAAGGCTTGCCGCCCGCGCGCGTCTCGGTGAATCTGTCCGCGCGGCACTTCCAGCAGCGCAATGTCGCCAAGTTGGTCAAGCAGGTGCTCGCGGAAACCGGGCTCGCGCCGCAATACCTCGAGCTCGAACTGACCGAAAGCACGATCATGCGCAATGCCGAAGAAGCGGTGACGATGCTGAACGAACTGCACGCGCTGGGCATCGGTCTGGCGATCGACGACTTCGGCACCGGCTATTCGAGCCTCAGCTATCTGAAGCGCTTTCCGGTCGACCGGCTCAAGATCGACCGCTCGTTTGTGTCCGATATCGGCGTATCGAACGACGACGAGACGATCACGTCGGCGATCATCGCGCTCGCGCATTCGCTGAAGATGCAGGTGATCGCGGAAGGCGTCGAGACGTCCGCGCAGCTCGATTTCCTGAAGGAGCGCGCGTGCGACGAGATGCAGGGCTTCTTCTTCGCGAAGCCGCTGCCGCGCGACGCGATTCCGGGCATGCTGCAGCAGGGCGCAGGCGCGGCGCCCGTCAACGCGTAG